In the genome of Ktedonobacteraceae bacterium, one region contains:
- a CDS encoding ThiF family adenylyltransferase produces MSTLERYSRQTLFGPIGKKGQEQLLSSSVAIIGCGALGTVLASNLCRAGIGHLIIADRDYIELNNLQRQILFDEDDIARHLPKAIAAAEKLGRVNSDTKIEALVEDINADGIEALVQNADLVLDATDNFETRYLLNDVSIKYSRPWIYSGVIASYGVTMNIIPGDTPCLRCVFPEMPMPGTTPTCDTAGVLNGIVGAIAGVASTEAIKLLLRSDRVSRAMFWMDLWENTSERIELPRQPDCPACGQHHYEFLDSLSGMNSTSLCGRNAVQVRGGKRGDRIDLPTLAERLQPVGEVSYNEFLLRFLVDGYELTVFPDARAIIKGTDDEQVARSVYARYVGM; encoded by the coding sequence ATCTTCCTCAGTTGCTATTATCGGTTGCGGCGCACTGGGAACCGTGCTTGCCAGCAATCTGTGTCGCGCCGGCATTGGACACTTGATCATCGCGGATCGCGACTATATCGAATTGAATAACCTGCAGCGCCAGATACTTTTCGACGAGGATGACATTGCCCGGCATTTGCCGAAAGCCATTGCTGCCGCCGAGAAGCTGGGGCGTGTGAATAGCGATACAAAGATAGAGGCACTGGTGGAAGATATCAATGCCGATGGCATCGAGGCATTGGTACAAAATGCAGACCTGGTGCTGGATGCAACGGACAATTTTGAGACGCGCTATCTGCTCAATGATGTTAGCATAAAGTACTCGCGACCCTGGATTTATAGTGGCGTTATCGCGTCTTATGGTGTGACGATGAATATTATTCCGGGTGATACTCCTTGCCTGCGCTGCGTTTTTCCTGAGATGCCTATGCCAGGCACGACTCCTACCTGCGATACGGCTGGTGTTCTGAACGGTATCGTTGGAGCGATTGCCGGTGTTGCCTCGACCGAGGCAATCAAACTGCTGTTGAGGAGCGACAGGGTGAGCCGGGCAATGTTCTGGATGGATCTGTGGGAGAATACCAGCGAGAGGATTGAACTGCCTCGCCAGCCCGATTGCCCCGCGTGCGGCCAGCATCATTACGAGTTCCTCGATTCACTGAGTGGTATGAACAGCACAAGCCTGTGCGGGCGCAATGCCGTACAGGTGCGTGGCGGGAAACGGGGAGATCGCATTGATCTGCCAACCCTGGCCGAACGCTTACAACCGGTTGGAGAGGTATCCTATAACGAGTTCTTGCTGCGTTTCCTTGTCGATGGCTACGAGCTAACCGTTTTCCCCGATGCGCGCGCTATTATTAAAGGCACGGATGATGAGCAGGTGGCACGTTCAGTCTATGCGCGCTACGTGGGGATGTAG
- the tsaD gene encoding tRNA (adenosine(37)-N6)-threonylcarbamoyltransferase complex transferase subunit TsaD has product MLILGIESSCDETGAAIVKDGRFLLSNVVASQIEIHNRYGGVVPEVASRQQLTTIIPVIETAMEQAGCNWEHIDAIAATYGPGLAGSLLVGLTVGKALALAHNLPFLGVNHLEAHIYANWLRKPGTPSMQDVADAAWEYQEGDPIFPLICLVISGAHSELVLVRGHGQYELLGHTRDDAAGEAFDKVARILGLGYPGGPAIQKAAQQAEEEFERHGKSPALARNTYRLPRAWLRGTYDFSFSGLKTAVLHLAEGATADPQEISEAAVPRRGRLVAPSADSPASRDRHQVSQYTRMGAQSAQKGNISIPLLSSSFQEAVVDVLAVKTRLAAQEYHVKQVLLAGGVAANASLRARLEQELRPLNIRLDYPPVEFCTDNAAMIGSAAFFHLLRGEQHGLDLDVDPGLSLPFSKK; this is encoded by the coding sequence ATGCTCATATTAGGTATTGAAAGTTCATGTGATGAAACGGGAGCCGCCATCGTCAAAGATGGACGTTTTCTGCTCTCAAATGTGGTCGCCTCTCAGATAGAGATACATAATCGCTACGGGGGGGTGGTACCCGAAGTTGCCTCGCGCCAACAACTTACCACCATCATACCGGTAATAGAAACAGCAATGGAACAGGCCGGGTGTAACTGGGAACATATCGATGCCATCGCCGCTACCTATGGTCCTGGCCTTGCCGGATCGCTCCTGGTTGGTCTCACCGTTGGTAAGGCCCTGGCCCTCGCGCATAATCTCCCATTCCTGGGCGTCAATCATCTTGAAGCGCATATTTACGCCAACTGGCTGCGCAAACCCGGTACGCCTTCAATGCAAGACGTGGCCGATGCCGCCTGGGAATATCAAGAGGGCGATCCGATCTTCCCCTTGATTTGTCTCGTCATCTCAGGCGCCCACAGCGAACTCGTACTCGTGCGCGGTCATGGACAATACGAGTTGCTCGGCCATACCCGTGATGATGCCGCCGGGGAGGCATTTGACAAAGTCGCCCGCATTTTAGGGCTGGGCTATCCGGGTGGTCCTGCTATTCAAAAGGCCGCTCAGCAGGCTGAAGAGGAATTCGAGCGCCATGGCAAATCTCCCGCATTGGCCCGCAATACGTACCGCCTGCCACGCGCCTGGCTGCGCGGCACCTACGATTTCAGCTTCAGTGGACTGAAAACAGCCGTCCTGCACCTGGCGGAAGGCGCCACCGCGGACCCCCAGGAAATATCCGAGGCGGCGGTGCCGCGTAGGGGCCGATTGGTCGCGCCCAGCGCCGATTCACCGGCCTCGCGTGATCGCCACCAGGTCAGCCAGTATACACGCATGGGCGCGCAATCTGCTCAAAAAGGTAATATCAGCATCCCCTTACTTTCGTCCAGTTTTCAGGAGGCCGTTGTCGACGTGCTGGCAGTTAAGACCCGCCTTGCCGCGCAGGAATATCATGTGAAGCAGGTACTCCTTGCAGGGGGAGTAGCCGCCAATGCCAGCCTGAGAGCACGCCTGGAGCAGGAACTACGCCCGCTCAATATTCGTCTCGATTATCCGCCGGTAGAATTCTGCACCGATAATGCTGCCATGATTGGCAGTGCGGCCTTTTTTCACCTGCTTCGAGGCGAACAACATGGCCTCGATCTGGATGTTGATCCCGGATTGAGCTTACCGTTTTCAAAAAAGTGA
- the metG gene encoding methionine--tRNA ligase, whose amino-acid sequence MSEHILVCVAWPYAKSSTHVGQIVGAYLPADTFARYHRLKGNHVLMVSGSDEHGTPILVDSEREGITPREFVARYHRQICEVWDRLGISWDLYTETGTENHYRITQDFFLTLCDKGYIFKDTMESPYCPTDRRFLPDRYVEGTCPHCGYTSARGDQCDNCGRTLDPVELIDPRCRLCGSKEKALEIRQTEHFFLDLPKLQEPLMEWLSHGKDFWRPNTLAFAMNWLKEGLRPRAITRDLDWGVPIPIEGYEDKRIYVWFDAVIGYFSATVEWAERQGTPEAWKTWWVPDQTDPPVKSYYFIGKDNIPFHAIIWPAMLMGYGNRNLPYDVPANEFMTMSGAKASSSRGNVIWTKDVLDRYSADALRYYLSVTAPEGRDTDFTYEEMIRRNNDELVATYGNAVHRTLTFLQSKFGGVVPNPQALREADREILAEVEGGFEVVGHNIANCHFKDGINAAMAVARAANRYLDEQAPWKQIKTDRESAGTTIYVMLQVISGLHILFSPYLPFSSQKLHHYLGFEGDVTAAGWRLTSVPEGIRLPVPSPLFPKLEEVAVVE is encoded by the coding sequence ATGAGCGAACATATTCTGGTATGTGTGGCATGGCCCTACGCGAAAAGTTCGACGCACGTGGGCCAGATTGTTGGCGCTTATCTGCCCGCCGATACCTTCGCGCGCTATCATCGTTTGAAAGGCAATCATGTCTTGATGGTTTCGGGCAGCGATGAGCATGGAACACCGATTCTCGTCGATTCAGAACGCGAAGGCATTACGCCACGTGAGTTCGTGGCGCGCTATCACCGGCAAATTTGCGAGGTATGGGACAGGCTGGGTATATCCTGGGATTTGTATACCGAGACAGGAACAGAAAATCATTATCGCATTACGCAGGATTTCTTTCTCACGCTCTGTGATAAGGGGTATATCTTCAAAGATACGATGGAATCTCCCTATTGCCCAACTGATCGCCGCTTCCTGCCCGACCGCTACGTGGAGGGAACATGCCCGCACTGCGGCTATACATCAGCGCGCGGCGACCAGTGCGATAATTGCGGACGCACGCTCGATCCTGTTGAATTGATCGATCCGCGCTGCCGTCTGTGCGGGAGCAAGGAAAAGGCCCTGGAGATTCGCCAGACGGAACACTTTTTCCTGGATTTACCCAAATTGCAGGAACCTTTGATGGAATGGTTATCGCATGGCAAAGATTTCTGGCGACCGAATACGCTGGCCTTCGCGATGAACTGGCTCAAAGAGGGTCTGCGCCCAAGAGCAATCACGCGCGACCTGGATTGGGGCGTGCCGATACCGATTGAGGGATACGAGGATAAGCGTATCTATGTCTGGTTCGACGCGGTCATCGGCTACTTTTCCGCCACGGTCGAGTGGGCGGAGCGGCAGGGGACACCGGAGGCCTGGAAGACGTGGTGGGTGCCGGATCAGACCGATCCACCGGTGAAGTCGTATTACTTCATTGGCAAAGATAACATCCCGTTCCATGCGATTATCTGGCCTGCCATGCTGATGGGTTACGGCAACCGCAACCTGCCCTATGATGTGCCTGCCAACGAGTTTATGACGATGAGCGGGGCCAAGGCTTCGAGCAGCCGGGGCAACGTGATCTGGACGAAGGATGTGCTGGACAGGTATAGCGCCGATGCACTGCGCTACTACCTGTCGGTCACCGCTCCCGAAGGGCGAGATACTGATTTCACCTACGAGGAAATGATTCGACGCAATAATGATGAGCTGGTGGCAACTTATGGAAATGCCGTGCATCGCACGTTGACCTTCTTGCAGAGCAAGTTTGGTGGAGTTGTGCCCAATCCCCAGGCGCTGCGCGAGGCGGACCGCGAAATATTGGCCGAGGTGGAGGGAGGCTTCGAGGTGGTAGGGCACAATATCGCGAACTGCCATTTCAAAGACGGCATCAACGCGGCGATGGCGGTGGCGCGTGCGGCAAATCGGTACCTCGACGAGCAGGCGCCCTGGAAACAGATCAAGACCGACCGCGAGTCAGCCGGTACAACCATCTATGTGATGTTGCAGGTAATCAGCGGTTTGCACATCCTTTTCAGCCCCTATCTGCCATTCTCATCACAAAAGCTGCACCATTACCTTGGCTTCGAGGGCGATGTGACAGCTGCCGGCTGGCGATTGACAAGCGTACCGGAGGGAATCAGGCTGCCTGTGCCGTCTCCATTGTTCCCGAAGTTGGAGGAGGTCGCGGTTGTAGAGTAA
- a CDS encoding ROK family protein: MPKQPVFALGIDLGGTKTLAAVVDITTGEVIASARKRTRAERGQDFVEKRTIELATAAINAAKLPSNASIVAIGVGAAGQIDRKAGVVVDAPNLGVKDFPLGTILGNQFSKPVAVGNDVEVAALGEYLYGAGQGYSNFVCVFVGTGIGAGVVQNGRMYTGLTGTAGEVGHMTIVANGRICGCGSRGCLEAYASRTAITKAIMAEIHHGRSSVLAEDAELQLKEGETIIRSGLLAQALAHGDALVQEIITEAADYLGYGLASVINFYNPECIILGGGVIEAIDLLFQRAIHRARITALAAPAAQTKILRAKLGDFSGVVGAACLGAQAAGYTFPVR, from the coding sequence ATGCCCAAACAGCCAGTATTTGCCCTCGGTATCGACCTTGGTGGAACCAAAACGCTTGCCGCAGTTGTTGACATAACTACGGGAGAAGTCATCGCCTCTGCGCGCAAACGCACGCGTGCCGAAAGAGGACAGGATTTCGTAGAAAAGCGTACCATCGAGCTGGCTACCGCTGCAATTAATGCCGCTAAGCTGCCATCGAATGCTTCTATTGTTGCTATTGGTGTGGGAGCTGCCGGCCAGATTGATCGCAAGGCGGGCGTTGTGGTGGATGCTCCTAACCTGGGCGTCAAGGATTTTCCTTTAGGAACCATCCTCGGCAATCAGTTCAGCAAGCCGGTCGCGGTTGGCAACGATGTCGAGGTGGCCGCGCTGGGCGAATACCTCTATGGAGCCGGGCAGGGCTACAGTAACTTCGTTTGTGTCTTCGTTGGTACTGGCATTGGTGCGGGTGTCGTGCAGAATGGGCGCATGTACACCGGACTCACAGGCACGGCAGGTGAAGTTGGGCATATGACCATCGTAGCAAACGGTCGCATCTGTGGCTGCGGCTCGCGTGGTTGCCTCGAAGCCTATGCCTCGCGCACCGCCATCACCAAAGCCATCATGGCGGAAATACATCATGGTCGCAGTTCGGTGCTGGCTGAGGATGCGGAGCTCCAGTTGAAGGAGGGTGAAACAATCATCCGTTCGGGCCTGCTCGCCCAGGCGCTGGCGCATGGTGATGCGCTGGTTCAGGAGATCATTACCGAGGCCGCCGACTACCTGGGTTATGGCCTGGCTTCCGTTATCAATTTCTATAATCCTGAATGCATCATCCTGGGCGGCGGTGTTATCGAGGCCATTGATTTACTCTTTCAGCGGGCCATTCACCGCGCACGCATAACGGCTCTGGCCGCACCTGCTGCCCAGACAAAAATCCTACGCGCCAAATTGGGAGATTTCTCCGGCGTCGTCGGAGCGGCTTGCCTTGGGGCGCAGGCGGCAGGATACACATTCCCGGTACGTTAG
- a CDS encoding GNAT family N-acetyltransferase has translation MDGALPHINVRAVHVDDAHALHELDNSFETDRIYTLRVHGHLAQGDNNAPIVDKPALAFELVETTIEPPLYKDYCKFEGTSEKVEARLGKIDGGYVALADDQVAGVVLLNVEEWRSVARVEELIVGRQFRRYGIGSLLLNCASDWARKHGCWAIVLETQNVNYPAIQFYLRNGLEIWSIQQHFYPPGPNEHEVAIFMGKKLR, from the coding sequence ATGGACGGTGCATTACCTCACATCAATGTACGTGCCGTACATGTCGATGATGCTCATGCTCTACATGAACTCGACAACAGTTTCGAGACGGATCGGATTTATACCTTGCGTGTGCATGGGCACCTGGCGCAGGGCGATAATAATGCGCCTATCGTAGACAAACCCGCGCTGGCATTTGAGCTTGTCGAAACAACCATCGAACCCCCCCTCTACAAGGATTATTGTAAATTTGAGGGCACATCGGAGAAGGTCGAGGCCAGATTAGGGAAAATCGACGGCGGTTATGTAGCCCTCGCCGATGACCAGGTAGCAGGGGTAGTCCTGTTGAACGTGGAAGAATGGCGATCGGTAGCCCGTGTTGAGGAGCTTATTGTTGGCCGCCAGTTTCGTCGCTATGGCATCGGCTCCCTGCTGCTGAACTGCGCCTCCGACTGGGCGCGCAAGCATGGCTGCTGGGCCATTGTGCTGGAGACGCAGAATGTAAATTATCCCGCCATCCAGTTCTACCTGCGCAATGGCCTGGAAATCTGGAGCATTCAGCAGCATTTCTACCCTCCCGGCCCCAATGAACACGAGGTCGCGATTTTTATGGGAAAGAAATTGCGCTAA